A genomic segment from bacterium encodes:
- the polA gene encoding DNA polymerase I gives MTDRPKEGEKTLFLIDGSSYIYRAYHAIRSLSTRSGFPTNAIFGFANMVLKVLRDHKPTYAAMVLDAPGPTFRHEMYPEYKANRPPMPEDLVVQMPRIDDVIAAFKLPAIRIQGVEADDIIATLARKYAGEVDRVVIISSDKDLMQLVGGNVVMLDTMKDQWMDEKAVFEKFGVEPSRVVHVQALMGDSSDNIPGLPGVGPKTAGKLIAQFGSVEELLERHLEVGGKLGDKLPEQAEALLSSLSLVTLKDDIAVDKVLDDLVLSGLDTQAVRALFEDLEFVKLANELVPRESLGREGYRTVTTKEELDHLAARLQGVDRFAFDTETDSLDPMRASLVGISFSWAEGEAAYIPLDHRYLGAPVQLTPQVVKKKLGPLMADPDKKKIGQNIKYDLKVLHRAGWEVRGISFDTMIASWLNSPDRRSHGLDEIASELFGHTMITYKELTKRGREQVSMIEVPVDEASTYSCEDADVTFRAVGPLDSGLEEKELVDLFHEVEMPLVVVLGDMEMAGVLLDTGMLSRISLDLGERLRALEGRIHEEAGHPFNINSPRQLAQVLFTELGLAPLKKTKTGYSTNDEVLLELSEKHHMPAMIRDFRSVAKLKSTYVDALPKLIHPETGRVHTSFNQTATSTGRLSSSDPNLQNIPIRTDEGRRIREAFVAPDGTVLLSADYSQIELRILAHLSGDQNLMEAFRNGEDIHNQTACQVLGARDQAVEPELRRRAKVINFGIIYGMSAYGLSKELGVSPGEAAGIIDGYFEVYSGVRDFTARTVDQARETGYVQTLLNRRRYLPELASKNPNTRQYGERMAVNTPIQGTAADLIKVAMLRIHEGLALGVPGARMLLQVHDELVFEVPEGQTQEASAFVSGIMEGVMELEVPLIVDVGWGKNWAEAH, from the coding sequence GTGACTGACAGACCAAAAGAGGGGGAAAAGACTCTTTTCCTCATTGACGGTTCCTCCTACATTTACCGCGCCTACCACGCCATTCGTTCCCTGAGCACACGCTCGGGTTTTCCCACCAACGCCATCTTCGGCTTTGCCAACATGGTCCTGAAGGTTCTGAGGGATCACAAACCCACCTACGCCGCCATGGTTCTGGACGCCCCGGGGCCCACTTTCCGGCATGAGATGTATCCAGAGTATAAGGCCAACCGGCCGCCCATGCCGGAGGACCTGGTGGTTCAGATGCCCCGTATCGACGACGTCATTGCTGCTTTCAAGTTACCTGCCATCAGGATCCAGGGTGTTGAGGCTGACGACATCATCGCGACCCTTGCCCGCAAATACGCCGGGGAGGTGGACCGGGTTGTTATTATATCCTCGGACAAGGATCTCATGCAGCTGGTGGGAGGCAATGTGGTCATGCTCGACACAATGAAAGACCAATGGATGGATGAAAAGGCAGTGTTTGAGAAGTTCGGCGTGGAGCCCTCCCGCGTGGTCCATGTCCAGGCCCTAATGGGCGACTCCTCAGATAATATACCGGGACTCCCGGGTGTCGGTCCCAAGACGGCCGGCAAGCTTATCGCCCAATTCGGTAGCGTTGAGGAGCTCCTGGAGCGACATCTTGAAGTGGGCGGGAAGCTTGGTGACAAGCTGCCTGAACAGGCTGAAGCGCTGCTAAGCTCCCTTTCCCTCGTTACACTCAAAGACGACATTGCGGTGGACAAGGTTCTGGATGACCTTGTCCTTTCCGGATTGGACACCCAGGCGGTGCGTGCATTGTTCGAGGATCTTGAGTTCGTGAAACTTGCCAACGAACTTGTCCCCAGGGAGTCCCTGGGCCGGGAAGGGTATAGAACTGTTACCACAAAAGAGGAATTGGATCACCTGGCCGCGCGCCTCCAGGGCGTGGATCGGTTTGCTTTTGACACGGAAACTGACAGCCTTGACCCCATGAGAGCTTCCCTCGTGGGGATCTCATTTTCCTGGGCTGAAGGCGAGGCGGCGTATATCCCTCTGGATCACCGCTATCTGGGTGCCCCGGTCCAGCTCACCCCCCAGGTGGTGAAAAAGAAACTGGGTCCCCTCATGGCTGATCCTGACAAAAAGAAGATCGGACAGAACATCAAGTACGATCTCAAGGTTCTTCACCGGGCCGGGTGGGAGGTCAGAGGGATCTCCTTCGACACCATGATAGCCTCCTGGCTCAACAGCCCTGACAGGCGCAGCCACGGCCTGGACGAGATAGCTTCCGAACTTTTTGGCCACACCATGATCACCTACAAGGAGCTTACGAAGAGGGGGCGTGAACAGGTCTCCATGATCGAGGTTCCTGTGGATGAGGCTTCCACCTATTCGTGTGAAGATGCTGACGTCACATTCCGGGCTGTGGGGCCTTTGGATTCTGGTTTGGAGGAGAAGGAACTGGTGGATCTGTTCCATGAGGTAGAGATGCCCCTTGTTGTAGTTCTGGGCGACATGGAGATGGCGGGTGTCCTTCTGGACACCGGGATGCTGTCTCGTATCTCTCTTGATCTGGGGGAGAGGCTCAGAGCTCTGGAGGGCAGGATCCATGAGGAGGCGGGGCATCCTTTCAACATCAACTCTCCCAGGCAGTTAGCCCAGGTACTCTTTACCGAACTGGGTCTGGCGCCGTTGAAGAAGACAAAGACCGGGTATTCCACCAACGACGAGGTCCTCCTGGAACTTTCTGAAAAGCACCATATGCCGGCCATGATCAGGGACTTCAGGAGCGTGGCAAAGTTAAAGTCAACCTACGTGGACGCTCTGCCCAAACTGATCCACCCGGAGACAGGCCGGGTTCATACCTCTTTCAACCAGACCGCCACTTCCACGGGCAGGCTTTCCTCTTCCGACCCCAACCTCCAGAATATCCCCATCAGGACCGATGAGGGCCGCCGTATACGGGAGGCTTTTGTGGCGCCGGATGGAACGGTGCTTCTGTCCGCGGACTATTCCCAGATCGAACTGCGCATTCTCGCCCATCTCTCCGGGGATCAGAACCTCATGGAAGCGTTTCGAAACGGTGAGGATATCCATAACCAGACGGCGTGCCAGGTCCTGGGCGCCCGGGACCAGGCTGTTGAACCGGAACTGCGCCGCAGGGCCAAGGTCATCAACTTCGGGATCATTTACGGGATGAGCGCCTATGGGCTTTCCAAAGAGCTGGGGGTTTCCCCGGGGGAGGCTGCGGGCATCATTGACGGATATTTCGAGGTGTACTCCGGCGTGAGGGACTTTACCGCCCGGACCGTGGACCAGGCCAGAGAGACAGGTTATGTCCAGACCCTGTTAAACCGGAGGCGCTACCTTCCGGAACTGGCATCCAAGAACCCCAACACCCGTCAGTATGGCGAGCGTATGGCGGTGAACACGCCGATCCAGGGAACGGCTGCCGATCTCATCAAGGTAGCCATGCTGCGCATCCACGAAGGGTTGGCCCTTGGAGTGCCGGGTGCAAGAATGCTTCTTCAGGTGCACGATGAACTTGTTTTTGAGGTCCCGGAAGGACAGACACAAGAGGCCTCC
- the glnE gene encoding bifunctional [glutamate--ammonia ligase]-adenylyl-L-tyrosine phosphorylase/[glutamate--ammonia-ligase] adenylyltransferase produces MASAVDQLVQLIKTSGRLPESDGLVSLLSSLLEQSPTRGLGPQFPRSAVKAALKTADPHSALVRMVRLLSAVDDPNFYSLLEDSDGIKSLMVILGYSNYLSSLIMRSPEDYIWLMRKVGLTDDRTMADMRFDLMTWAEMEPDAEETTRILRRNKYREMLRTGVRDLLGTATLEETILDISNLAEVSVEMAVEAAYVEQKEKHGIPIHTTEHGMNRPSRFCVLGMGKLGGGELNYSSDIDLFYLYTAHEGMTTGRPTPSGGYKDAVENHRFFVRMSKIVTGFLNDRTADGIVFRVDLRLRPEGESGEIAYSVPSLETYYQSWGRTVDRLALLKARAIGGERRLGEDFLESLSPFVYRRLLDYDTLGEIGLLKDRIDRHVREKFRGVRDVKLGRGGIREIEFLIQTLQLINGGKTPSIRGRNSLRSLRRLMQNGFLSERDAEGLREAYIFLRTVEHRVQLVEERQTQLLPKSKEGLEKLAWSMGFVKDGFPDRAGFEGALDSVTDRVAEHFDKYFSRREDSVPGAPGTQEDLLDEGLDREDVISKLGEMGFANPEGAYQNLMLLRDGPPHSHFPDNCRHLLRQIAPGLLANLKEVADPDAVLVNLDRFISRVGARASYYSMLAGNPEAVRLLVVLFGQSPYLSSSVIRYPDLLDVIVGGTDLSVKKDSETMVEEVRGILLSSPSLEDGLNILRRYRNGEILRIGLGDLLDVKDQITVNGELSTLAEVLVNASLSIARKEAGGGETTEEGDFAVVALGKMGGSEMNYSSDLDMIFIYEGPESSREYFTKVAQKMIMVLTSPTEEGVLYRIDMRLRPSGQAGPLVTTLDAFEVHHREKAMVWEQQAMTKARWVAGDEGFRGRITSLIEDLTYTRPLSLEGLAEIIRIRGRMEEEIAREGEGDHYDAKAGQGGLVDVEFAVQILQLAHGDVHGSLRTTNTVEVLDALFEAGLVNGKQYNALRRAYLFYREIENRSQIYQDRSNPRIPKDVRKAMPLARRLGYQNDDEGAGQFLDEVLRTREAVRQAFDEIVSGLREKMS; encoded by the coding sequence ATGGCCTCAGCAGTCGACCAACTGGTCCAATTGATAAAGACGAGCGGCCGTCTGCCTGAATCGGATGGTCTGGTGTCCCTGCTTTCCTCCCTCCTTGAACAGTCCCCGACCCGGGGCCTCGGACCCCAATTTCCACGCTCAGCAGTGAAGGCTGCCCTGAAGACCGCAGACCCCCACTCAGCGCTGGTTCGCATGGTGCGCCTTCTGTCGGCAGTGGATGACCCCAATTTTTACTCCCTTCTGGAAGACTCCGACGGCATCAAATCCCTTATGGTCATCCTCGGGTACAGTAACTACCTCTCTTCCCTCATCATGCGCTCACCTGAGGACTACATATGGCTCATGAGGAAGGTGGGGCTCACTGATGACAGGACCATGGCCGACATGCGTTTCGATCTCATGACATGGGCCGAGATGGAACCGGATGCCGAGGAAACGACCCGTATCCTTCGCCGGAACAAATACAGGGAGATGCTTCGTACCGGGGTCAGGGACCTGCTGGGCACCGCAACTCTGGAGGAAACGATCCTGGACATTTCCAACCTGGCGGAGGTCTCGGTAGAAATGGCTGTGGAGGCCGCTTATGTGGAACAAAAGGAAAAACACGGCATCCCCATCCACACCACAGAGCATGGGATGAATCGGCCGAGCAGGTTCTGTGTGCTGGGTATGGGCAAACTGGGCGGGGGGGAACTTAACTACAGCTCCGACATCGACCTTTTTTATCTGTACACCGCTCACGAGGGGATGACCACCGGCCGTCCCACTCCATCAGGAGGTTACAAAGATGCTGTGGAGAACCATCGGTTCTTCGTCCGGATGAGCAAGATCGTTACGGGTTTTTTAAACGACCGGACCGCCGACGGCATCGTCTTCAGGGTGGACCTGCGTCTTCGCCCCGAGGGGGAGTCAGGAGAGATCGCCTACTCCGTGCCGAGCCTGGAAACCTATTATCAGTCCTGGGGACGCACGGTGGACCGCCTCGCTCTTCTCAAGGCAAGGGCTATCGGAGGAGAGAGGAGGCTGGGAGAAGACTTTTTGGAAAGTCTCTCACCCTTCGTGTACAGGCGCCTGCTGGATTACGACACCCTTGGGGAGATAGGGCTTCTTAAGGATCGCATCGACCGTCATGTCCGGGAGAAGTTCCGTGGGGTGAGAGATGTCAAGCTGGGAAGGGGTGGAATCCGGGAGATCGAGTTCCTGATCCAGACCCTCCAACTCATCAACGGTGGGAAAACCCCTTCCATCCGCGGTAGGAACTCCCTTAGGAGCCTCAGGCGTCTCATGCAGAACGGGTTCCTAAGCGAGAGGGACGCGGAAGGGCTCAGGGAAGCGTACATTTTCCTGCGGACCGTCGAGCACAGGGTCCAGCTCGTTGAGGAGCGCCAGACTCAACTTCTTCCGAAGTCGAAAGAGGGTCTGGAAAAACTGGCATGGTCTATGGGGTTTGTTAAGGACGGGTTTCCTGACCGCGCAGGGTTTGAGGGTGCGCTGGATTCGGTCACGGACCGGGTGGCGGAGCACTTCGACAAGTACTTTTCGAGGCGCGAGGACTCAGTGCCTGGCGCACCAGGCACTCAGGAGGATCTTCTTGATGAGGGGCTTGACCGGGAAGATGTTATTTCAAAGCTTGGGGAAATGGGTTTCGCGAACCCTGAGGGAGCCTACCAAAACCTCATGCTCCTCAGAGACGGTCCCCCCCATAGTCACTTCCCTGACAACTGCCGGCATCTTCTCCGACAGATAGCCCCCGGACTCCTGGCGAACCTCAAGGAGGTGGCCGATCCGGATGCGGTTCTCGTGAACCTGGATCGCTTCATCAGTCGAGTGGGAGCGAGAGCTTCCTACTATTCCATGCTGGCAGGTAATCCGGAGGCTGTGCGGCTCCTCGTAGTGCTGTTCGGCCAGAGTCCCTACCTCTCATCTTCTGTCATCAGGTACCCGGACCTTCTGGACGTTATCGTAGGAGGTACGGATCTTTCCGTTAAGAAAGACAGTGAGACAATGGTGGAGGAGGTGCGCGGGATCCTTTTGTCCAGCCCCTCGCTGGAGGACGGGCTGAACATCCTTCGGCGGTACCGTAACGGGGAGATCCTGAGGATCGGTCTGGGAGACCTCCTTGATGTGAAGGATCAGATCACGGTGAACGGCGAGTTGTCCACCCTCGCCGAGGTTCTGGTGAACGCATCTCTTTCCATTGCAAGGAAGGAAGCCGGCGGAGGTGAAACGACTGAAGAAGGGGATTTTGCCGTAGTGGCTTTGGGGAAGATGGGCGGGAGCGAGATGAACTACAGCTCTGACCTGGATATGATCTTCATTTATGAAGGACCGGAAAGCAGCAGGGAGTACTTCACAAAGGTGGCCCAGAAGATGATCATGGTGCTTACAAGCCCCACGGAGGAGGGGGTTTTATACCGCATCGACATGCGGCTAAGGCCGTCGGGGCAGGCAGGGCCCCTGGTCACGACCCTGGATGCGTTCGAAGTCCATCACCGTGAAAAAGCCATGGTTTGGGAGCAGCAGGCCATGACCAAGGCCCGATGGGTGGCCGGGGACGAGGGGTTCAGGGGGCGGATCACCAGCCTCATCGAGGATCTTACCTACACAAGACCCCTGAGCCTTGAGGGTCTGGCCGAGATCATAAGGATAAGAGGTCGTATGGAGGAGGAGATCGCCCGGGAAGGCGAAGGGGATCACTACGACGCCAAGGCCGGACAAGGGGGGCTGGTGGATGTGGAGTTCGCTGTCCAGATCCTGCAGTTAGCCCACGGTGATGTCCATGGATCCCTGCGAACCACCAACACCGTGGAGGTGCTCGACGCCCTGTTCGAAGCTGGACTTGTCAATGGAAAACAGTATAATGCCCTGCGCCGCGCGTACCTTTTCTACCGTGAGATCGAAAATCGCTCCCAGATATACCAGGATCGGTCCAACCCCAGAATACCCAAGGACGTCCGGAAGGCAATGCCTCTGGCCCGAAGGCTGGGATATCAGAACGATGATGAGGGCGCTGGTCAATTTCTGGATGAGGTGCTCAGGACAAGAGAAGCTGTTCGACAGGCGTTCGATGAGATCGTGTCCGGGCTGAGGGAAAAAATGTCCTAA
- a CDS encoding branched-chain amino acid transaminase yields MVAPVSKIWMNGEMVNWEDAQVHVLTHTLHYGLGVFEGIRFYKTPKGPGIFRLKDHVQRLSDSSHICRIKVPYDWDTLYQAHIDLVRVNGLADGYIRPVVYLKDGPMGLLVTDEHPVGVFIAAWAWGAYLGEDGLKNGIRVKISSFARNHVNAMMTKAKINGAYVNSILSKREAIQAGYQETIMLDTDGYVSEGSGENLFIVRKGVIKTTSLTSILSGITRESVFTLADELGYQVVEDRFTRDELYIADEAFFTGTAAEITPIREVDDRAIGEGRPGPVTKAIQDAYFKAVHGEDPNHMDWVTVV; encoded by the coding sequence ATGGTTGCACCTGTATCAAAAATATGGATGAACGGTGAAATGGTGAATTGGGAGGATGCTCAGGTCCACGTCCTGACCCACACCCTGCACTACGGTCTGGGTGTGTTCGAGGGGATCCGTTTCTACAAAACCCCGAAAGGGCCCGGCATATTCCGGCTCAAAGACCATGTCCAGCGCCTTTCCGACTCTTCCCACATTTGCCGCATAAAGGTCCCTTACGACTGGGACACCCTTTACCAGGCGCACATCGATCTGGTGCGTGTCAACGGCCTTGCGGACGGATACATCCGACCTGTCGTCTATCTGAAAGATGGGCCCATGGGCCTGCTGGTCACCGATGAACATCCTGTGGGGGTCTTTATCGCCGCCTGGGCCTGGGGAGCCTACCTTGGGGAAGATGGTCTGAAAAACGGTATCCGTGTCAAGATCTCCTCGTTTGCCAGGAACCACGTCAACGCCATGATGACCAAGGCCAAGATCAACGGGGCTTACGTCAACTCGATCCTGTCTAAAAGGGAGGCGATCCAGGCGGGGTACCAGGAGACCATTATGCTGGACACCGACGGGTATGTCAGCGAGGGCAGCGGCGAGAACCTGTTCATCGTCAGAAAGGGAGTTATCAAGACCACTTCCCTGACCTCCATACTCAGCGGTATCACCAGAGAAAGTGTGTTCACCCTGGCCGATGAACTTGGCTACCAGGTTGTGGAAGACCGCTTTACCAGGGACGAGCTGTACATTGCCGACGAGGCCTTTTTTACCGGTACCGCTGCCGAGATAACACCCATTCGGGAGGTGGACGACCGGGCCATTGGCGAAGGCCGCCCGGGTCCCGTTACAAAAGCCATCCAGGACGCCTACTTCAAGGCTGTTCACGGCGAGGACCCGAATCACATGGATTGGGTGACGGTAGTTTAA
- the mtnA gene encoding S-methyl-5-thioribose-1-phosphate isomerase has product MQPIKWDSKKKTLILLDQTRLPLVETYREYTDPVEVAAAIRDLVVRGAPAIGCAAAFGTALAAIQYTEDDPDELATRVHEARGTLTASRPTAVNLFWALERMIKLMDSLEAQKIQDCKKMRDSLEKEAVDIFTQDLASCRAMGDFGADLVPENARILTHCNAGALATAGYGTALGVIRSAHRDGKVSMVWVDETRPVLQGARLTAWEMVQEGIPATLITDNMAGAIMAAGKVDFVVVGSDRIAANGDVANKIGTYTVAVLARRHNIPFIVAAPVSTVDFNVFSGEDIPIEERDPGEVAGYGSERWAPEGVNIYNPAFDITPAELVTAIVTEKGVLTPPYPQAIADLSG; this is encoded by the coding sequence ATCCAGCCCATCAAGTGGGACTCAAAAAAGAAAACCCTCATCCTCCTCGACCAGACCCGTCTCCCCCTTGTGGAAACTTACAGGGAATATACCGATCCTGTGGAGGTCGCTGCAGCCATCCGGGACCTGGTGGTCCGGGGCGCTCCAGCCATCGGATGCGCGGCGGCATTCGGTACAGCCCTGGCGGCCATCCAATACACAGAGGATGATCCGGATGAACTGGCAACCAGGGTTCATGAGGCCAGGGGTACGCTGACTGCTTCCCGCCCCACCGCCGTGAACCTGTTCTGGGCTCTGGAGCGCATGATAAAACTTATGGATTCCCTGGAGGCCCAAAAAATCCAGGATTGTAAAAAGATGCGGGACTCTCTTGAGAAAGAGGCGGTGGATATCTTCACCCAGGATCTGGCTTCATGCAGGGCCATGGGAGATTTCGGGGCCGACCTGGTTCCGGAGAATGCCAGGATCCTCACACACTGTAACGCTGGAGCCTTGGCCACAGCCGGTTATGGAACAGCCCTGGGCGTCATCCGGTCCGCCCATAGAGATGGCAAGGTCTCCATGGTATGGGTGGATGAGACCCGTCCGGTCCTGCAGGGAGCCAGGCTTACCGCCTGGGAAATGGTTCAGGAGGGGATCCCGGCCACCCTCATAACCGATAACATGGCAGGTGCCATCATGGCGGCAGGGAAGGTGGACTTCGTTGTCGTAGGTTCGGATCGTATCGCTGCCAACGGCGACGTTGCCAACAAGATCGGCACCTACACCGTCGCAGTCCTGGCCCGCCGGCACAACATCCCCTTCATCGTCGCGGCACCTGTATCCACCGTTGATTTTAACGTCTTCTCTGGAGAGGATATCCCTATCGAGGAACGGGATCCAGGGGAGGTGGCCGGTTACGGAAGCGAGAGGTGGGCCCCGGAGGGGGTTAACATATATAACCCTGCCTTCGATATTACACCGGCCGAGTTGGTGACGGCCATCGTGACGGAAAAAGGGGTCCTGACTCCTCCCTACCCGCAAGCCATAGCTGACCTTTCGGGGTAG